The following nucleotide sequence is from Deinococcus aerius.
CGGTCTTCGGCGTCGGCTACCGGCTGAGTCCCGGCGAGGAGCGGTGAGACGGCTCCCGGCCATCTCGTTAGCCTTCGGGACAGCGCCGAAGGACAGCTCCATTCTGGAATCCGTTGCTTTCCCCCTCCCTTCGGCCGGGTCTCGCAGGGTGCGGGTGAGAAGCAGGTCCTCCTGCCCCCGTGGCCCTGCAAGTCTTCCGCGGGGGGCGAGGGTGATCTCGCTCCCGAAGATGACCGCAGGTGCCCCCGTTCGCTCCCCAATGGCTCAACCGGAAGCTGCATGAGGCGCCCCTTCTGGAATTCCCTCGCCTGGCGGCTCACGCTGGCCTTCGTCCTCCTGAGCGTGCTGGCCCTGAGCACGGTGGGCGTGTTCTCGTACGCGTACACCCGCAGCGAGTTTGGCCGCCTCCTGACCTACCGGGCGCGGAGCGACACGGCCCAGCAGGTTCAGACCTACGTTCAGGCACACGGCACGCTGGCCGGGCTGCGGCTGGGCGGACCGGGCGGCCCCCCCCGCTTCAACGGCGCCGGGCCGAGCGAGCCGCCCCCGGCCCCCCCTCCCGCGACCGGCGGCCGGCCCGACGTGGAGCGAGGGCCTTTCGCCGTGCTGGACCCGGAGTACCGCGCGGTGTTCGCCACGCCGGGCCTGCCCGCGGGGACTCAGATCACGGGGAGCCGCCGCGCCGCCGCCGACCCGGTGCGGTTGAACGGGCGGATCGTGGCCTACCTGCTCCCCTCCGGGACCCTCCCACGACCCGACGAGCGCAGCGCCGAGTTCCTGGCGCGCACGGCGCGGGCGGTGGGGCTCGCCATGCTGGCGGTCGCCCTGGTCGCGGTCCTGGTGGGCGTGTGGATCTCCCGCACCCTGCTCCAGCCCCTGCGGGTGTTGCAGCGCGGCATCGACGCCCTGCGGCGCGGCGAGCCGCACGCCCCCCTCCCCGCCGCCCGCCGCGACGAGTTCGGCGAGCTGCTGGGCGCCTTCAATGACATGAGCGCCGAGGTGACGCGCAACCAGCAGGTGCGGCGCCAGCTCACCGCCGACATCGCGCATGACCTCAACACGCCGCTCTCGGTCATCGGCGGCACGCTGGAGGGGATGCTGGACGGCACCTTCCGCCCCACCCCCGAGCGCCTGGCCCGGCTGCACCGCGAGACCGAACACCTCACCCGCCTGGTGAGCGACCTGCGCTTCCTCGCCCTGGCCGACGCGGGCGAGCTGCGCCTGACCCTGGAGCCGACCGACGTGGGCGCGCTCGTCTCGCACACGGTCGGGGGCTTCCGCGAACTCGCGGAGCGTCAGGGCGTGGGCCTCACGTGCCAGGTCCCGCCGGGGGAGGTGCGCGTCACCCTCGACCCCACCCGGATCACCCAGGTGCTGCAAAACCTGATCGGCAACGCGCTCGCCCACACCCCGGCGGGCGGGCGGATTCACGTCGCGGCGGGGGTGGAAGGGGAGCGGCTGCGGGTCACCGTGCGCGACGACGGCCAGGGCATCGCGCCCGGGCGCCTGCCGCACGTCTTCGACCGCCTGTACCGGGGCGACGCGGCCCGCAGCGGCACCGGCAGCGGGCTGGGCCTGAGCATCAGCCGCTCCATCATCCGGGCGCACGGCGGGCAGATCGGGATCGACAGCGCGCCGGGGCAGGGAACGACTGTGAGGTTCGACCTGCCACTCGCCCCGCCCGCCGTGGGGTAGTGGGTGCGGGATTCGCCGGTGGGGAGTGCCTTTGCCCCGCTCTCTGTTTCGCCCCGGGACGGGGAGGGGGTCCCACCAGGATCAGGGGGCTATGGCTTCCCGGCACGAGGACCAGGAGGACGGGGGGTGTGGCCCGAAAGCCCGCCGGATCACATGCCCGCGCGCGGTCCGCCTACCCCCTGGCGGACCCTCAGTCCGCGGCGTGACGCGCCCGCAGTCCCTCGGGCACCCAGTCGCCGTGTTCGGCGAGCAGGTCGTCCACCAGCGCCCAGATCTGGTCGAGGTCGAGTTCGGCGGCGGTATGCGGGTCGAGCATCGCCGCGTGGTAGATATGCTCACGCTTGCCGGTGACCAGGGCCTCCACCGTCAGGGCCTGCACGTTGATGTTCGTCTGCATCAGGGCGGCGAGCTGGGGAGGGATGCGGCCAATCCGGGTGGGTTGCACCCCCTGGCGGTCGACCAGGCAGGGCACCTCGACGCAGCAGTCGTGCGGGAGGTTGCTGATCAGCCCGCCGTCATTCATCACGTTGCCGTACACCACGCGCGGCTGCCCGGTCACCACCGAGTGGATGATGAGCGAGCCGTACTCCACGCTGCGCCTGACCTCCAGCGGGGCGCTCGGGTCCTGAAGCTGGGTCCGCAACTCCTCCCAGCCGCCGATCTGCGACTCGCAGCGGCGGGGGTACTCGTCCAGCGGCACGCCGAACCGCTCGATCAGGTCCTCGCGGCCCCGCTTGATGAAGTAGGGCACGTATTCCGAGAAGTGTTCGCTCGACTCGGTCACGAAGTAGCCCAGCCGCCGCAGCATCTCATAGCGCACCCGGTTCCACGCCGGGACCTGCCCCGACTCGGCCAGCTCCATCAGCCGGGGGTAGAGGTTCTCTCCCTTGTGTTCGAACTTCAGGTAAAAGGCCATGTGGTTGATGCCCGCGCAGAGGTAGTCGATCTCCTCCACCGGAATCCCGAGGTCGTGCGCGAGTTCCGAGGCGGTGTGCTGCACCGAGTGGCACAGGCCCACGGTCCTGATCGGCGTCTGCCGGCTCAACCCCCAGATGTTCATCGCCATCGGGTTGACATAGTTCAGGTGCAGCGTGTCCGGGCACAGCCGCTCCATGTCCCGGCTCATGTCGAGCAGCACGGGCACGGTCCGCACCGCCCGCATGATCCCGCCGACGCCGAGGGTGTCCGCGATGGTCTGCCGCAGGCCGTATTTCTTGGGCACCTCGAAGTCGGTCACGGTGGCGGGCCTGTACCCGCCGACCTGGATCATGTTGATCACGAAGTCCGCCCCGTCGAGCGCCCGCTCCCGGTCGGTGGTGGCGGTGACGGTGGGGCGCGCGCCCACCGCCTGCGCCACCCGCCCGGCGACCTGCTCGGTCACGTCGAGGCGTTCCTGGTCGATGTCGAAGAGCCGCACGTCCGCCTGCGCGAGTTCGGGAAAACCCAGGATGTCGCCGAGCAGGTTCTTGGCGAAGACGGTGCTGCCCGCGCCGATCATGGCGATTTTCGGGTGGGTCATGGGGAACCTCGGGGAAAGAGAGAGGGCGGGGAGCTTTAGAACGTTCAAAGGGTAGCAAAAAGGCAAGGAGGTGACCTGGGAACACGGGCCCTCCCCGTTGGAACAGGCCATACAGCACGCCGGCAGCCTCAGTCTTGTGCAGGCTGACCTCTCGACCGAGTTCAGGAAGGGCTCAAGCCGCCCGGCGGAGGTGCTTCGCCTCCGGCTGAGCAGGACAGAATCCTGGGCAGTGGGCTCAAAAGGCCGTCCATACCTTGGTGAACGTTGTCCCGCGTTGGGAGAAAAGCCCGGGTCCTGTGCGCCGCGCTGGCCAGGTCCGTCCGGGCCGGAACGTTCCCGCAACCCCCCGTCACGCGGACTCGCGCGGGACGAGGGTGACGGGAAGCTGGCACCCCGGCGGCTCGTCCGGGGGGGCGGTGCCGCTCAGCAGCGAAAGCAGCCGCCGCACGGCCAGGCGGGCCATCGCCTCGTGGGGCACGTGGATGGTCGTCAGGCTGGGCGCGGTGTAGCGCGCGAACTCGAAGTCGTCGAAGCCGCTGACGGCCACCTCCTCGGGCACGCGCACGCCCAGGGCGCGGGCGGCGGAGAGCGCCCCGGCCCCCATCCGGTCGTTGCCGCACAGCACCGCGTCGGGGCGGTCCTCCCCCGCCCACAGGCGCCGGAAGGCCGCCTCCCCCGCCTCGTAGGACCAGGCGCCCGCCTCGATGCGGGAGCGGACCCCGTGCGCCCGCGCCGCCGCCAGAAAGCCCTCGCGGCGCAGCACGGCGCTGCTGCCGAAGTCGTCACTCGGGATCACGAGTGCCAGGTCGCGGCGCCCCCGCGAGACGAGGTGCGCGACGAGCCCCGCCATCCCCCCGGCGTAATCGGTGGTGACCGAGGGAAGCTGCCCCTGCGGGTCCTCGTGGTCGAACAGCACGGTGGGCAGGCCCCAGGCGGCCAGCTCACGCATCCGCCCCGGCGGCAGGGTGGTGCTCACAACCACCGCGCCGCCGAAGGCCCGCTGCATATAGGCGGCCCGCAGCCCCTCGAAGCCCCCGGGGCGGTCCCCCCCCAGCAGCGCCGTCGTGATGTTGTAGCCGTGCGCGTTCGCCTCGGAGATGAAGGCCGACTGCACGAGGTTGCGGTAGGGATCGGCCACCTCATCCGCCGAGTGGCCGTAAAAGGCGCAGCACAGCGTGGTCACGCGCGACTCGCGCAGCGCCTTGGCCGCCACGTTCGGGTGATAGTCCAGGGCGCGGATCGCGTCCATCACGCGCTGCCGGGTGGTGGGGCGAATCGACGGGTGGTCGTTGAGGACATTCGAGACCGTCTGGTGGGACACACCCGCGTAGGCCGCGACATCGCGCAGCGTGGCTCGCGTCATGAACATCTCCTCGGGATGCACGTCATGGCCCCTCCCCGTTTGACCATTCCGGGAGAAGCCGACCGGTTCGCCCGGCGCCGCCAGGTTGGGACCGGGTCAGAAAGGAACGGTGGGGGCTGGCAGGGTGGAAAGGCTTATACACGGCCTGGTCAACGTCATTCTAGGGCCTTCCCGCCGCCGGGGGGCTCTCGGGGCCATTTTGCCCCGACGCCCGGCGGGACCGCCCACGGGGAAGTGCCCCGACACGGCGGCGGTGGAACGGGCTCAGGGAAGCAGGAAGAGCATCGGCGGGCGCTCTCCTCCGCTTCCCACCACGTTGACAGGTCGTCGGCCCGTACGTAGCCTTCTAATCGATCAGAAGCAGGGGTGTGGTGGGCGTGTCCCGGAGCCGGCCTGGCCGGGCGGGCGCATTTGGGGCGGCAGGCGGGAGACTCGCCGGAAGGGCAGGGACAGCATGACCAGGAACATCGCGGTCGGCGTGATCGGCACCGGGGAGATGGGCACCCGCCACGCCCACAACCTCCACCGCCTCGTGCCGGGCGCCTCGGTGGCGGGCACATACGACGTGGACCGTGACCGGGCCGCGCGGGTGGCGGCGGAGTGCGGGGGCGCCACCCCGTTCGGCGACCCGCACGAACTCATCCGGGACCCCTCGGTGGACGCCGTGCTGATCGCCTCCACCGACTCGACCCACGCGGCCTTCGTGCAGGCGTGTCTGGACGCGGGCAAGCCGGTGATGTGCGAGAAGCCGCTGGCACAGACGGCGGGGGACGCCCTGCGGCTGGTGCAGGCCGAGCAGGCCCTGGGGCGGCGGCTCATCGCGGTGGGCCTGATGCGACGCTTCGATCCCCAGCATCTCGCCGTGCGGCGGGTGGTGAAGGCGGGGGGGATCGGCAAGGGGCTGATGTTCAAGGGCACCCACCGCAACGCCCGGGTTCCCACGCACCTCCCCGGCCAGGTCCTCATCACCAACTCCGCCGTCCACGACATCGACTCGGCGCGCTGGCTGCTGGGCGAGGAGATCACCGAGGTGTTCGTGCGCGGGATGCGGACGCGGCCCCACTTCTCGAGGGAGACGGTCGACATGATGCTCCTCCAGTTCCGGCTGACGAACGGCGGCCTCTGCACCATCGAGGTGACGGCCGCCGCCGGGTA
It contains:
- a CDS encoding Gfo/Idh/MocA family oxidoreductase, which gives rise to MTRNIAVGVIGTGEMGTRHAHNLHRLVPGASVAGTYDVDRDRAARVAAECGGATPFGDPHELIRDPSVDAVLIASTDSTHAAFVQACLDAGKPVMCEKPLAQTAGDALRLVQAEQALGRRLIAVGLMRRFDPQHLAVRRVVKAGGIGKGLMFKGTHRNARVPTHLPGQVLITNSAVHDIDSARWLLGEEITEVFVRGMRTRPHFSRETVDMMLLQFRLTNGGLCTIEVTAAAGYGYEVSAEVVGEAGTVITAQPADAVIRLRGQIAAHVDQIWLDRFRQAYVDELVGWTESVRAGTPFGGASAWDGYISQVVTDACIEALNTGLPVAVPTPGMPDLYRQDTLREGVRAD
- a CDS encoding sensor histidine kinase, producing MRRPFWNSLAWRLTLAFVLLSVLALSTVGVFSYAYTRSEFGRLLTYRARSDTAQQVQTYVQAHGTLAGLRLGGPGGPPRFNGAGPSEPPPAPPPATGGRPDVERGPFAVLDPEYRAVFATPGLPAGTQITGSRRAAADPVRLNGRIVAYLLPSGTLPRPDERSAEFLARTARAVGLAMLAVALVAVLVGVWISRTLLQPLRVLQRGIDALRRGEPHAPLPAARRDEFGELLGAFNDMSAEVTRNQQVRRQLTADIAHDLNTPLSVIGGTLEGMLDGTFRPTPERLARLHRETEHLTRLVSDLRFLALADAGELRLTLEPTDVGALVSHTVGGFRELAERQGVGLTCQVPPGEVRVTLDPTRITQVLQNLIGNALAHTPAGGRIHVAAGVEGERLRVTVRDDGQGIAPGRLPHVFDRLYRGDAARSGTGSGLGLSISRSIIRAHGGQIGIDSAPGQGTTVRFDLPLAPPAVG
- a CDS encoding alpha-glucosidase/alpha-galactosidase; the encoded protein is MTHPKIAMIGAGSTVFAKNLLGDILGFPELAQADVRLFDIDQERLDVTEQVAGRVAQAVGARPTVTATTDRERALDGADFVINMIQVGGYRPATVTDFEVPKKYGLRQTIADTLGVGGIMRAVRTVPVLLDMSRDMERLCPDTLHLNYVNPMAMNIWGLSRQTPIRTVGLCHSVQHTASELAHDLGIPVEEIDYLCAGINHMAFYLKFEHKGENLYPRLMELAESGQVPAWNRVRYEMLRRLGYFVTESSEHFSEYVPYFIKRGREDLIERFGVPLDEYPRRCESQIGGWEELRTQLQDPSAPLEVRRSVEYGSLIIHSVVTGQPRVVYGNVMNDGGLISNLPHDCCVEVPCLVDRQGVQPTRIGRIPPQLAALMQTNINVQALTVEALVTGKREHIYHAAMLDPHTAAELDLDQIWALVDDLLAEHGDWVPEGLRARHAAD
- a CDS encoding LacI family DNA-binding transcriptional regulator, which translates into the protein MTRATLRDVAAYAGVSHQTVSNVLNDHPSIRPTTRQRVMDAIRALDYHPNVAAKALRESRVTTLCCAFYGHSADEVADPYRNLVQSAFISEANAHGYNITTALLGGDRPGGFEGLRAAYMQRAFGGAVVVSTTLPPGRMRELAAWGLPTVLFDHEDPQGQLPSVTTDYAGGMAGLVAHLVSRGRRDLALVIPSDDFGSSAVLRREGFLAAARAHGVRSRIEAGAWSYEAGEAAFRRLWAGEDRPDAVLCGNDRMGAGALSAARALGVRVPEEVAVSGFDDFEFARYTAPSLTTIHVPHEAMARLAVRRLLSLLSGTAPPDEPPGCQLPVTLVPRESA